Proteins encoded in a region of the Benincasa hispida cultivar B227 chromosome 2, ASM972705v1, whole genome shotgun sequence genome:
- the LOC120071669 gene encoding serine/threonine-protein kinase STY13-like: protein MKENNDGFVRADQIDLKSLDEQLERHLSRALTMEKNKKKDEDGGNSFLTSAPIARSRSTKVAAKERQEWEIDPSKLIIKSVIARGTFGTVHRGVYDGLDVAVKLLDWGEEGHRTEAEIASLRAAFKQEVAVWHKLEHPNVTKFIGATMGSAELQIQTENGLIGMPSNICCVVVEYLAGGALKSYLIKNRRRKLAFKVVVQLALDLARGLSYLHSQKIVHRDVKTENMLLDKTRTVKIADFGVARVEASNPNDMTGETGTLGYMAPEVLNGNPYNRKCDVYSFGICLWEIYCCDMPYPDLSFSEVTSAVVRQNLRPEIPRCCPSSLANVMKRCWDATPDKRPEMDEVVSMLEAIDTSKGGGMIPVDQAQGCLCFRKYRGP from the exons ATGAAGGAGAACAATGATGGATTTGTGCGTGCAGATCAGATTGATCTGAAGAGCTTGGATGAACAGCTTGAGAGGCATCTTAGTAGAGCCTTGACCatggagaagaacaagaagaaagaTGAAGATGGCGGCAATAGCTTTCTCACTTCTGCTCCTATCGCTCGTAGTAGGTCTACTAAAGTCGCCGCTAAGGAACGGCAGGAGTGGGAGATCGATCCGTCTAAATTGATTATCAAGAGCGTCATTGCTCGTGGTACTTTCGGCACCGTCCACCGCGGCGTTTATGACGGACTAGATGTTGCCG TCAAGTTGCTGGATTGGGGAGAAGAAGGTCACAGGACAGAAGCTGAAATTGCTTCACTAAGGGCAGCTTTTAAACAGGAAGTTGCTGTTTGGCATAAACTAGAGCATCCCAATGTTACTAAG TTTATAGGGGCAACAATGGGATCAGCGGAGTTACAGATCCAAACTGAAAATGGTCTAATAGGCatgccaagcaacatatgttGTGTTGTGGTGGAATATCTTGCTGGAGGCGCCCTTAAATCTTATCTCATAAAAAACAGGAGAAGGAAGCTAGCTTTCAAGGTGGTTGTCCAGCTGGCACTTGATCTTGCTAGAGG GTTGAGTTACCTTCATTCCCAGAAGATTGTCCACAGAGATGTAAAGACAGAAAACATGCTGTTGGACAAAACACGTACAGTCAAAATTGCTGATTTTGGCGTTGCTAGAGTCGAGGCGTCAAATCCCAACGACATGACTGGGGAGACTGGAACACTTGGTTACATGGCTCCTGAG GTTCTCAATGGCAACCCATATAACAGGAAGTGTGATGTGTATAGCTTCGGTATCTGCCTGTGGGAAATTTATTGCTGTGACATGCCATATCCTGACCTTAGTTTCTCCGAAGTGACTTCTGCTGTGGTTCGTCAG AATCTGAGGCCAGAGATACCGAGATGTTGCCCGAGCTCTCTAGCAAATGTGATGAAGCGTTGCTGGGATGCGACCCCAGACAAGCGGCCCGAGATGGACGAAGTAGTTTCCATGTTGGAGGCCATTGACACTTCCAAGGGTGGAGGTATGATTCCTGTTGATCAAGCTCAGGGCTGTCTATGCTTTCGAAAATATAGAGGGCCCTAA